Proteins encoded together in one Chryseobacterium taklimakanense window:
- the tamL gene encoding translocation and assembly module lipoprotein TamL yields the protein MGNTIQFKNIKIATGFSVAALLFSCGTERLQPNEKLYTGAKINIINDTISKKEKSSLKDGLEDNLTPKPNSSILGLRPRVWIYNITPEPKKDKGITNWLKNKVGQKPVLLGDVDREFNRDIIENYSENKGYFNAKAQYDTIINGKTAKVVYDVKTGARYLISDVKFPEDSTKINREIQLVKDQTLLKKGKPFDLDVIKAERERIDNRMKENGFYYFHPDNIIVQADSTVTNKPEVELAVKLKEETPELAKKQFSINNVIVYADYNLRDVKENVYKIPANIDSIEAYKDFYYVDPKKKFRPVMFERALYFRKGDIYNRADHNLTLNRLISLGVFKFVKNEFVISDSLKNKFDAYYLLTPKEFQSLRVEALGKTNSANYAGSEINLNWTHRNIFRGAEQLKASVFGSFDMQMGGRSSAYERGEGNIYRAGANVQLSVPRLLTPFNFQSSSAFVPRTNAEIGYEYVSRSKWYTLHNFNASFGYMWKENIRKEHELKLLDVTLVTPENVTEVYQNYIQDKPYLQQAIQKQLIYGPTYSYTYTNTMLPKTNTMYYRGYVDLAGNLTGLISGANAKEGKEKQIFGVPFSQYAKMENDFRFYHQLSTKQSVAARVIAGIAYPYGNSLTVPFSRQFFSGGSNSIRAFRARTLGPGSYDPRTQTGQLFFDQAGDIKLETNLEYRANIYKFLNVGVFADAGNVWLVNEDATRPGAKFSKDWLSEMAVGAGVGLRLDFSILLLRLDLAMPLRVPYYEKNDRWMFDKIDFGNKDWRRQNLILNIAIGYPF from the coding sequence ATGGGAAATACAATTCAGTTTAAAAATATTAAAATAGCTACAGGTTTTTCTGTCGCAGCACTTCTTTTTTCATGCGGTACCGAAAGATTACAACCCAACGAAAAACTTTACACTGGAGCGAAAATTAATATCATTAATGACACGATTTCCAAGAAAGAAAAATCTTCATTAAAAGACGGTTTGGAGGATAATCTTACCCCAAAACCCAATTCTTCAATTTTGGGTTTGCGACCGCGTGTTTGGATTTACAATATTACCCCGGAGCCCAAAAAAGACAAAGGAATTACCAATTGGCTGAAAAATAAAGTGGGGCAGAAACCTGTTCTTTTGGGCGATGTAGACCGGGAATTTAACAGAGATATAATTGAAAACTACTCTGAAAATAAAGGGTATTTCAATGCGAAAGCACAGTACGATACTATTATCAATGGGAAAACTGCAAAAGTAGTTTATGATGTGAAAACCGGCGCAAGATATCTCATCAGCGATGTGAAATTCCCGGAAGATAGCACCAAGATTAACCGTGAAATTCAATTGGTAAAAGATCAAACATTACTGAAAAAGGGGAAACCTTTCGACCTCGATGTCATCAAAGCTGAGCGTGAGAGAATTGATAATCGGATGAAGGAAAATGGTTTTTATTACTTTCATCCGGATAATATCATTGTTCAAGCCGACAGTACCGTTACCAACAAGCCGGAGGTCGAACTTGCTGTAAAATTGAAAGAAGAAACGCCAGAATTGGCCAAAAAGCAATTCAGCATCAATAATGTAATTGTCTATGCCGATTACAACTTACGCGATGTGAAAGAAAATGTATATAAAATCCCTGCAAATATAGATTCCATAGAAGCTTACAAGGATTTTTATTATGTTGATCCCAAGAAAAAATTTCGTCCGGTCATGTTTGAAAGGGCGCTATATTTCAGAAAAGGCGACATCTACAATCGTGCGGACCATAATTTGACTTTGAACCGATTGATCAGTCTTGGAGTTTTCAAATTCGTAAAAAATGAATTCGTAATTTCTGATAGTTTAAAAAATAAATTTGATGCCTATTACTTGCTGACTCCTAAGGAATTTCAGTCTTTAAGAGTGGAAGCTTTGGGTAAAACCAATTCGGCAAATTATGCAGGTTCAGAGATCAATCTCAATTGGACCCATCGAAATATTTTCCGAGGTGCGGAGCAATTGAAGGCATCTGTTTTCGGTTCTTTTGATATGCAGATGGGTGGGAGATCTTCCGCTTACGAACGGGGGGAAGGCAATATCTATCGAGCGGGCGCAAATGTTCAATTGTCTGTTCCAAGATTGTTAACACCTTTTAATTTTCAATCCTCAAGCGCATTTGTGCCGCGTACCAATGCCGAAATAGGTTATGAATATGTAAGCCGTAGCAAATGGTACACTTTGCACAATTTCAATGCGTCGTTTGGATATATGTGGAAAGAAAATATCCGAAAGGAACATGAATTGAAATTGCTAGATGTTACCTTGGTAACACCTGAAAATGTGACGGAAGTTTACCAAAATTATATTCAGGACAAACCATATTTGCAGCAGGCAATTCAGAAGCAATTAATTTACGGGCCTACTTATTCTTACACCTATACCAATACGATGTTGCCTAAAACCAACACGATGTACTATCGCGGTTACGTTGATTTGGCGGGAAATCTCACAGGCTTAATCTCAGGAGCTAATGCTAAAGAAGGCAAAGAAAAGCAGATTTTTGGGGTGCCTTTCAGTCAGTATGCCAAAATGGAAAACGATTTTAGATTTTACCATCAACTTTCCACTAAACAAAGTGTTGCCGCGCGAGTAATTGCTGGAATTGCGTATCCGTACGGAAATTCGCTCACGGTTCCATTTTCCCGACAATTTTTTTCCGGAGGTAGCAATAGTATTCGCGCATTTCGGGCGAGAACTTTAGGTCCTGGTAGTTATGATCCGCGGACGCAAACCGGCCAATTGTTTTTCGATCAAGCCGGCGACATTAAGTTGGAAACCAATCTGGAATATCGCGCGAATATTTATAAATTCTTGAATGTAGGTGTTTTTGCAGATGCAGGAAATGTTTGGCTGGTCAATGAAGATGCAACGCGCCCAGGAGCGAAATTTTCCAAAGATTGGCTGAGCGAAATGGCGGTAGGAGCGGGCGTTGGACTGCGTTTGGATTTTTCTATTCTGCTTCTTCGACTAGATTTGGCAATGCCGTTGCGGGTACCTTACTACGAGAAAAATGATCGTTGGATGTTCGATAAAATCGATTTTGGGAATAAAGATTGGCGTCGACAAAATTTAATTTTGAATATTGCGATTGGTTATCCTTTTTAA